A region of Mycoplasmopsis bovirhinis DNA encodes the following proteins:
- a CDS encoding YhjD/YihY/BrkB family envelope integrity protein — protein sequence MIFLKTKQNHYRKYIKLKKKKSHLRKFYTNIIYPDRLEILNVIYETILKYVILFFTTFLIWVKNDNDKIKRNKLVQLVYSNYNSKETGFVWISTIFYVLISFIPVIYIVGFLNLTINNSITPFKDYIEPFVRSRTESVPNNVFQYLFNSIVFQKFIPGGESYFVLDNQNQDAGFNTFFSLIPGSFIAIPSLYIAAGGYVKVISAYNFIFGNSRTGSFFGNKVKGLWLVIVISILLWIFSNIFIFTEVHLWTRYGGINNWLSDFIYLIYVLVFLIVLFLVLFKLIPSFKIKFKELFKGTIVATLPSFVLIVIYTYLNQLVSYTKFGSAAGFFFSISFFINWFIYFMFLGIIFNNAYYKSFVSSKTIPKRIYAFI from the coding sequence ATGATCTTTTTAAAAACTAAACAAAATCATTATCGTAAATATATAAAATTAAAAAAGAAAAAATCGCATTTACGTAAGTTTTATACAAATATTATTTATCCAGATCGTTTGGAAATTTTAAATGTTATTTATGAGACTATTTTAAAATATGTTATTTTATTCTTTACAACATTCTTAATTTGAGTTAAGAATGACAACGATAAAATTAAACGTAATAAATTAGTTCAACTAGTTTATAGTAACTATAATTCAAAAGAAACAGGGTTTGTTTGAATTTCAACAATTTTTTATGTGCTAATTTCATTTATTCCTGTTATTTATATAGTTGGGTTTTTAAATCTAACCATAAATAACTCAATAACACCATTTAAAGATTATATTGAACCCTTTGTACGCTCGCGCACCGAAAGTGTGCCAAATAATGTTTTCCAGTATTTATTTAATTCAATTGTTTTTCAAAAGTTTATACCTGGTGGAGAATCTTATTTTGTTTTAGACAATCAAAACCAAGATGCTGGCTTTAACACTTTTTTTTCTTTAATTCCTGGTTCATTTATTGCGATACCATCTTTATATATAGCAGCTGGTGGATATGTAAAGGTGATTTCTGCTTATAATTTTATTTTTGGGAATAGTAGAACTGGATCATTTTTTGGCAATAAAGTTAAAGGATTATGATTAGTTATTGTAATTTCGATTTTACTGTGAATTTTTAGTAATATTTTTATCTTTACTGAAGTTCATTTATGAACCAGGTATGGTGGAATTAACAACTGATTATCGGACTTTATTTATTTAATTTATGTATTAGTATTTTTAATAGTTTTATTTTTGGTTTTATTTAAATTAATTCCGTCATTTAAAATTAAATTTAAAGAACTTTTTAAAGGAACAATTGTTGCTACTTTACCATCATTTGTTTTAATCGTAATTTATACTTATTTAAATCAATTAGTTTCATATACTAAATTTGGTTCAGCAGCTGGGTTTTTCTTTTCAATTAGCTTCTTTATAAACTGGTTTATTTATTTTATGTTTTTAGGTATTATTTTTAATAATGCTTATTATAAAAGTTTTGTGAGTTCAAAGACTATTCCAAAACGTATTTATGCATTTATTTAA
- the gatB gene encoding Asp-tRNA(Asn)/Glu-tRNA(Gln) amidotransferase subunit GatB, whose amino-acid sequence MVENFEVIIGIEIHVELKTKTKMFSSAPIDYFASANTKASQVDLAYPGTLPLVNKEAVKYAIALAKALNMEIDDELHFDRKHYFYPDLPKGYQITQFYRPIGKDGELEIKVNNNSKKIQVERIHLEEDTARQHHFDDVTKLDYNRAGIPLIEIVTYPVIRSAKEASAYVDMIKRTILALEISEGKLEQGSLRADINISIRPYSSKVFGTKVEIKNLNSLSNIEKAIDYEIKLQTKQILNNEEILQATKRFDVDKNENIIMRVKTGAVDYKYFPEPNIPFIKLSKEFIDSVKLQELPNKKEQRYLEAKIQNIYIQSLLDDIELAKYFDSIDYPDKDKLSKLFFAELVSLANLKGLKAYELKIKASDFADAIDLLDHGIISGKSFKKLVPLLIDFNGDLNNLIKEHNLEQISDPNLINSIVKKIITNNEDLVKEYPSRPEKVTKFILGTLMKETGGQINPVLSNEITLKALNDLFKN is encoded by the coding sequence ATGGTTGAAAATTTTGAAGTTATTATCGGGATAGAAATTCATGTCGAATTAAAAACCAAGACCAAAATGTTTTCTAGTGCACCAATAGATTATTTTGCGAGTGCTAATACTAAGGCTAGCCAAGTTGATTTAGCTTACCCTGGAACCTTACCTTTAGTTAATAAAGAAGCTGTTAAATATGCCATAGCTTTAGCTAAAGCATTAAATATGGAAATTGATGATGAATTGCATTTTGATCGTAAGCATTATTTTTATCCTGATTTACCAAAAGGATATCAAATCACCCAATTTTACCGTCCAATTGGAAAAGATGGTGAATTAGAAATTAAGGTTAATAATAATTCAAAGAAAATACAAGTTGAAAGAATTCACTTGGAAGAAGACACTGCAAGGCAACATCATTTTGATGATGTTACAAAATTAGATTATAACCGTGCAGGAATTCCTTTAATTGAAATTGTTACTTACCCTGTAATTAGAAGCGCTAAAGAAGCTTCTGCTTACGTAGATATGATTAAAAGGACTATTTTAGCTTTAGAAATTTCAGAAGGTAAATTGGAACAAGGTAGTCTAAGAGCTGATATTAATATCTCGATTCGTCCTTATAGTTCAAAAGTCTTTGGAACAAAAGTTGAAATAAAGAATTTAAATTCACTTTCAAATATTGAAAAAGCAATTGATTATGAAATTAAATTGCAAACTAAGCAAATCTTAAACAATGAAGAAATTTTACAAGCAACAAAACGTTTTGATGTTGATAAAAATGAAAACATTATAATGAGGGTAAAAACTGGTGCTGTTGATTATAAATATTTTCCCGAACCAAATATTCCATTTATAAAACTTTCAAAAGAATTTATTGATTCAGTTAAATTACAAGAACTTCCAAACAAAAAAGAACAAAGATATTTAGAAGCAAAAATTCAAAATATTTATATTCAAAGCTTATTAGATGATATTGAGTTAGCTAAATATTTTGATAGTATCGATTATCCAGATAAAGATAAATTATCTAAACTCTTTTTTGCTGAACTTGTTTCTTTAGCTAATTTAAAAGGTCTTAAAGCTTATGAATTAAAGATTAAAGCATCAGATTTTGCTGATGCAATTGATTTATTAGACCATGGGATTATTTCAGGTAAATCATTTAAAAAATTGGTACCTTTATTAATAGATTTTAACGGAGATTTAAATAATTTAATAAAAGAACATAATTTAGAACAAATTTCAGATCCAAATTTAATTAATTCAATTGTTAAAAAAATAATTACAAATAACGAAGATTTGGTTAAGGAATATCCATCAAGACCAGAAAAAGTAACTAAGTTTATTTTAGGTACTTTAATGAAAGAAACAGGTGGGCAAATTAACCCTGTTTTATCTAATGAAATTACACTTAAGGCTTTAAATGATCTTTTTAAAAACTAA
- the secDF gene encoding protein translocase subunit SecDF: MRFLNSIFKLTSWKRIAISSLLLIAGILSIIFGGLFYFNGNINKTYEYNPGTKIVVKVKKEDSDPIDNLKISKSINDRLVDGFGYTGIKVEPYSDDKVIISKSGKLSQTELSNFINEITQKPSIIATSTDMQPLFYLGKFNNTQKLKYDNAYAYNIPFKKDGAEYIEQNGTNKIRIALNGNVGETEYSKATESLLNKEILIWLNIGELYSKAINEYKVEWQAANQNLWSFIHVNNAAKSTRTDTKKEADNILKEAELNVSRKYLIHRGKVYYVHNGNHVYLTNNASLSNSQSRSLVEKINFALGDYNLELFSTEQTTVNGSEQNSYLYALIGSIIAFAILAFVQIINYGLLGVVAAISSALYTILTLLIFTVVRGEYSPATLSSLLIGMVILFESSVGWFEKFKNRHLGGDSIKKSIINTSKFNSLRIIDSSTIIFVASLIIFFLGTNEIRHFSSFSVFGALIALVVSLIFLRLIVVSISTSEYLSSKTKLFGINSFSYKVYNFQTKTTINYFKNSRLVLFSFGALLLIAIIVFGTLAGLNQNLLSGFNSTSEMQGYHTVNIYSSDKTKYFFDQNLASNLISQINNSANINKLLINQPTIYSITGLDQLSGISLKLTHEDKDIINELNTLANAYSNNLLVVDSFKVTNISSLSSLQWSAISLIVSLIVILIYTAFRLGIVFSLVWGFSSIIDFLIIFIVLALSRITVNNFSLVLFLIIFVWANNEKNHIFSDLKENLKLRYHKQILNHNEILNVGNYTITQNLKRFVLSFVAIIVLGISLSFVATQSNLLPTILIFISLPIILILSTYLAVFIWIKLFSFSEKTRQKRIDNGYWNVNKLDEQTFNGINDYI, encoded by the coding sequence ATGAGATTTTTAAATAGTATATTTAAATTAACATCTTGAAAACGGATTGCTATTAGTAGTTTATTATTAATAGCTGGAATCCTATCAATTATCTTTGGAGGACTTTTTTACTTTAATGGGAATATTAATAAAACTTATGAATATAACCCTGGAACAAAAATAGTTGTTAAAGTTAAAAAAGAAGATTCTGATCCAATTGATAATCTAAAGATTTCTAAATCAATTAACGACCGCCTGGTTGATGGTTTTGGTTATACCGGAATTAAGGTTGAACCTTATTCAGATGATAAAGTTATTATTTCTAAAAGCGGGAAATTATCACAAACAGAATTAAGTAATTTTATTAATGAAATTACTCAAAAACCTTCGATAATTGCTACTTCAACAGATATGCAACCATTATTTTATTTAGGTAAATTTAATAATACTCAAAAACTTAAATATGACAATGCTTACGCATACAATATTCCATTTAAAAAAGATGGTGCTGAATACATTGAACAAAATGGAACTAATAAAATTAGAATTGCTCTAAATGGTAATGTGGGAGAAACTGAATATTCAAAAGCTACCGAATCATTATTAAATAAAGAAATTTTAATTTGGTTAAATATTGGTGAATTATATTCTAAAGCAATCAATGAATATAAAGTTGAATGACAAGCCGCTAATCAAAACCTTTGAAGCTTCATTCATGTTAACAACGCAGCTAAATCAACTAGAACTGATACTAAGAAAGAAGCAGATAATATTTTAAAAGAAGCAGAATTAAATGTTTCACGTAAATATTTGATTCACCGTGGAAAAGTTTACTATGTTCATAATGGTAATCATGTATATTTAACTAATAATGCTAGTTTATCTAATTCTCAATCTCGCTCATTAGTCGAGAAAATTAATTTTGCTTTAGGAGATTATAATTTAGAGCTATTTTCTACTGAGCAAACAACTGTAAATGGCAGCGAGCAAAATAGTTACTTATATGCTTTAATTGGTTCAATTATTGCTTTTGCTATTTTAGCATTTGTTCAAATTATTAACTATGGATTATTAGGTGTAGTTGCTGCTATTTCAAGTGCTTTATATACAATTCTAACTTTATTAATTTTTACTGTTGTTAGAGGAGAATACTCACCAGCAACTCTAAGTTCATTATTAATTGGTATGGTAATTTTATTTGAATCGTCGGTTGGATGATTTGAGAAATTTAAAAATAGGCACCTAGGTGGTGATTCCATCAAAAAATCAATTATTAATACTTCAAAATTTAATTCGCTAAGGATTATTGATAGTAGTACAATTATTTTTGTTGCATCATTAATAATCTTTTTCTTAGGTACTAATGAAATAAGACACTTTAGTTCCTTTAGTGTCTTTGGAGCTTTGATAGCTTTAGTTGTTTCACTAATTTTTTTACGCCTCATTGTTGTTTCAATTAGTACTAGTGAATATCTTAGCTCTAAAACTAAATTATTTGGAATTAATAGTTTTAGCTATAAAGTTTATAATTTTCAAACTAAAACTACAATTAATTATTTTAAAAATTCAAGATTAGTTTTATTTAGTTTTGGTGCTTTATTACTTATTGCAATTATTGTTTTTGGAACTTTAGCTGGATTGAATCAAAACCTATTAAGCGGTTTTAATTCAACAAGTGAAATGCAAGGATATCATACTGTTAATATTTATAGTAGTGATAAAACCAAATACTTTTTTGATCAAAATTTGGCTAGCAACCTTATTTCACAAATCAATAATTCAGCAAACATTAATAAATTATTAATTAACCAGCCAACAATTTATTCAATTACTGGATTAGATCAACTAAGTGGAATTTCTTTAAAATTAACTCATGAAGATAAGGATATAATTAATGAACTTAATACTTTAGCTAATGCTTATAGTAATAATCTTTTAGTGGTTGATAGTTTTAAAGTAACTAATATTTCATCATTAAGTTCATTACAATGAAGTGCAATTAGTTTAATCGTTTCATTAATTGTTATTTTAATTTACACTGCCTTTAGGCTTGGTATAGTCTTTAGTTTAGTTTGAGGCTTTTCAAGTATTATTGATTTTCTAATTATCTTTATTGTTTTAGCTCTTAGTAGAATTACAGTTAATAATTTTAGTTTGGTTTTATTCTTAATTATTTTTGTATGAGCAAACAACGAAAAGAATCATATTTTTAGTGATCTAAAAGAAAATCTTAAATTAAGATATCATAAACAAATTTTAAATCACAACGAGATTTTAAATGTTGGAAATTATACTATTACTCAAAATTTAAAAAGATTTGTTCTTTCTTTTGTTGCAATTATTGTTTTAGGAATTAGTTTAAGTTTTGTTGCAACTCAAAGTAATTTATTACCAACTATTTTAATCTTTATTTCACTACCAATTATCTTAATTTTATCTACATATCTTGCAGTCTTTATCTGAATTAAATTATTTAGTTTTAGTGAAAAAACTAGACAAAAAAGAATTGACAATGGGTATTGAAATGTTAATAAACTAGATGAACAAACCTTTAACGGGATTAATGATTATATTTAA
- a CDS encoding nucleotidyltransferase, giving the protein MKTKRDKVKIGIVVEYNPFHNGHIYQLNWIKEKFPNSKIIVAMSYKYSQRAEYICVSWNQRKKIAKKYGVSKFIKLNNKISAQAAHIFANEAVKKLNKEKIDYLVFGSETGDITQFLKIAYILKYKKDQYNKLIKKYLKTGGNSFPKSSALAIHDLSNYSLTAPNDILGIEYVKSIVENNFNIKPLCLQRTIGFHSLDALGEFTSATNLRKMVLNNQDTSKYTPMKITKFKRIEDTYTKFQKFVKKTSAQKLKNYKMVDEGIENLFKKNIEYNNYSDFIDSCVSRRYTRNRIKRTYLSILLKSKRD; this is encoded by the coding sequence ATGAAAACAAAAAGAGACAAGGTAAAAATTGGAATAGTTGTTGAATATAACCCATTTCATAATGGACATATTTACCAACTAAACTGAATTAAAGAAAAATTTCCTAATTCTAAAATTATTGTTGCAATGAGTTATAAATATTCGCAACGTGCTGAATATATTTGTGTTTCGTGAAACCAAAGAAAGAAAATTGCTAAAAAATATGGTGTTTCGAAATTTATTAAATTAAATAATAAAATCTCAGCTCAAGCAGCTCATATCTTTGCTAATGAAGCAGTAAAAAAACTAAATAAAGAAAAAATTGATTATTTAGTTTTTGGTTCAGAAACCGGAGATATCACTCAGTTTTTGAAAATAGCTTATATTTTAAAATATAAAAAAGATCAGTACAATAAATTAATTAAAAAATATTTAAAAACTGGTGGCAATAGCTTTCCTAAATCTTCAGCCTTAGCTATTCATGATTTGTCTAATTATTCTTTAACTGCACCAAATGATATTTTAGGAATTGAATATGTTAAAAGTATAGTTGAAAATAATTTTAACATTAAGCCACTTTGTTTGCAACGAACTATTGGTTTTCATTCATTAGATGCACTTGGTGAATTCACTTCTGCTACAAACTTACGCAAAATGGTTTTAAATAATCAAGATACTAGCAAATATACTCCAATGAAAATAACTAAGTTTAAAAGAATAGAAGATACTTATACTAAGTTCCAAAAATTTGTTAAAAAAACTAGTGCCCAAAAACTTAAAAACTATAAAATGGTTGATGAAGGAATTGAAAATTTATTTAAAAAAAATATAGAATATAATAATTATAGTGATTTTATTGATTCTTGTGTCAGCCGCAGATATACCCGCAATAGAATTAAACGAACTTATTTATCTATATTATTAAAATCAAAAAGAGATTAA
- the holA gene encoding DNA polymerase III subunit delta: protein MKFIFGDEQFFINKNLNQIKSSFTLDQTTILDDNFEFQDLLDLIAINSLFSDKKLIIVKDFELLTTNKYNKTLQKKSDSLIDVLSNFETQNEVVFILNSAKVYNNAFSNFLIENAKVIECKKIAKKDLISELLILTKERNITFSYSDLTIFLDKMPDNLEIIMNEFNNLTQNYQLINFELIEATVSKYAKNEVFSFFNSIETFNLHKIYEKYLERVSEGEEIISLIAQFGNILSDCLNYFYMLQTGLNNIQISEKTKQPLWKIRKIASVLKYLGIKKIKHQIQELGKLDLLSKTTGVNINELFEIFLIKNF from the coding sequence ATGAAATTTATATTCGGAGATGAACAATTTTTTATTAATAAAAATCTTAACCAAATTAAATCTTCATTTACTTTGGATCAAACAACTATTTTAGATGATAATTTTGAGTTTCAAGATTTACTTGATTTAATAGCTATAAATTCGCTTTTTAGTGATAAAAAACTTATAATTGTTAAAGATTTTGAACTATTAACAACTAATAAATATAACAAAACATTGCAAAAAAAATCTGATTCTTTAATTGACGTTTTGAGCAATTTTGAAACACAAAATGAAGTTGTCTTTATTTTAAATTCAGCAAAAGTATATAATAATGCATTTAGCAATTTTTTAATAGAAAATGCAAAAGTAATTGAATGTAAAAAAATCGCTAAAAAAGATTTAATATCTGAATTATTAATATTAACAAAAGAACGCAACATAACTTTTTCTTATTCAGATCTCACAATATTTTTAGATAAAATGCCTGATAATTTAGAAATTATTATGAATGAGTTTAATAATTTAACTCAAAATTATCAACTAATCAATTTTGAGTTAATTGAAGCAACTGTTTCAAAATATGCTAAAAATGAAGTTTTTTCATTTTTTAATTCAATAGAAACTTTTAATTTACATAAAATTTATGAAAAATATTTAGAAAGAGTTTCAGAAGGTGAAGAAATAATTTCTTTAATTGCACAATTTGGAAATATCTTGAGTGACTGTTTGAATTATTTTTATATGTTACAAACGGGTTTAAATAACATTCAAATAAGCGAAAAAACTAAACAACCACTTTGAAAAATCCGTAAAATAGCTAGTGTTTTAAAATATTTAGGTATTAAGAAGATAAAACACCAAATTCAAGAGTTAGGAAAACTTGACCTTTTATCAAAAACAACTGGAGTAAATATCAATGAATTATTTGAAATCTTTCTCATCAAAAACTTTTAA
- the ruvA gene encoding Holliday junction branch migration protein RuvA, producing MILYKIGEIVFKNKTSIIFENKGDGYIVNVANINRFEVGTKCKIYLYEQNTEFYKNIYGFKDFKERLLFTDLITVEKVGPKIAMTILEKGWEVVAHHIATDNWAELAKINFVSEKTARYICVELKSKWSKLIDLSKEKRTEVNNLTDLTNTLSSLGFKRNQIEYALANITEKTDLDKMVEESINLITTNSESHLRT from the coding sequence ATGATTTTATACAAAATTGGCGAAATTGTTTTTAAGAACAAAACAAGTATTATCTTTGAAAATAAAGGAGACGGATATATTGTAAATGTTGCAAATATTAACCGTTTTGAAGTAGGCACAAAGTGCAAAATTTATTTATACGAGCAAAATACAGAATTTTACAAAAATATTTACGGTTTTAAAGATTTTAAAGAAAGGCTTTTATTTACTGATTTAATTACTGTTGAAAAAGTAGGACCTAAAATAGCAATGACTATTTTAGAAAAAGGTTGAGAAGTTGTAGCTCACCATATTGCTACTGACAACTGAGCAGAATTAGCTAAAATTAATTTTGTCTCAGAAAAAACGGCTAGATACATTTGTGTTGAGTTGAAATCAAAATGATCAAAACTAATTGATTTAAGCAAAGAAAAAAGAACCGAGGTTAATAACTTAACTGATTTAACTAATACTCTTAGTTCTTTGGGGTTTAAACGAAACCAAATTGAGTATGCTCTAGCTAACATTACAGAAAAAACAGATCTTGATAAAATGGTAGAAGAAAGCATAAATCTAATTACAACAAATAGTGAATCACACCTTAGAACTTAG
- the ruvB gene encoding Holliday junction branch migration DNA helicase RuvB gives MNHTLELRPTQFKDFVGQKNLVKTLQTVISSSQIQQKNLPHILFYGSPGMGKTTLVSIIANQIGAKIHFIQGANIEKKSDLINVLSVINEGDIVFIDEIHSVNKTVVEFLYNAMEDFVFDLIIGVEGNSRSMRMKIKEFTLIGATTRINDLPQPLKDRFGYIGRLVNYEEDEISKILENSAKRLNVNIEKDCIKKISQYSRKTPRIANHLLQRVNDFAISLNNGMIDLKIIQKTFKSLDLYKYGLTKDHVEYLELLKENFYEKYVSLLTLSSLIKFNKENIVSDIEPILLFYNLIEKNSRGRRITTQGIDYLFSCRRD, from the coding sequence GTGAATCACACCTTAGAACTTAGACCAACTCAATTTAAAGATTTCGTTGGTCAAAAAAACTTAGTTAAGACCTTACAAACAGTAATAAGTAGTTCACAAATTCAACAAAAAAATTTGCCACATATTTTATTTTACGGAAGCCCTGGAATGGGAAAGACAACATTAGTTTCGATCATTGCAAACCAAATAGGTGCAAAGATACATTTTATTCAAGGGGCAAACATTGAGAAAAAAAGTGATCTAATCAATGTTTTATCTGTAATTAATGAAGGCGATATTGTTTTTATAGACGAAATTCATAGCGTAAATAAAACTGTAGTTGAGTTTTTATATAATGCAATGGAAGATTTTGTTTTTGATTTAATTATTGGAGTTGAAGGAAATTCTCGTTCTATGAGGATGAAAATTAAGGAATTTACATTAATAGGCGCAACGACTCGTATCAACGATTTGCCTCAGCCACTTAAAGATCGCTTTGGCTACATTGGTAGATTAGTTAATTACGAAGAAGATGAAATTAGCAAGATTTTGGAAAATTCTGCTAAAAGACTTAATGTGAATATTGAAAAAGATTGTATTAAAAAAATTAGTCAATATTCCAGAAAAACCCCAAGAATTGCTAATCATTTATTGCAAAGAGTTAATGATTTTGCAATTTCTTTAAATAATGGCATGATTGATCTTAAAATCATTCAAAAAACTTTTAAATCACTTGATTTATATAAATATGGCTTAACTAAAGATCATGTTGAATATTTAGAATTACTTAAAGAAAATTTTTATGAAAAATATGTTTCACTGCTAACTTTATCAAGTTTAATTAAATTTAATAAAGAAAATATTGTAAGTGATATTGAACCGATTTTATTATTCTATAATTTAATAGAAAAAAATTCACGAGGCCGCAGAATTACTACTCAAGGAATTGATTATTTATTTAGTTGTAGAAGAGATTAA
- a CDS encoding MAG0490 family ComEA-like DNA-binding protein: MKRKTFGQILLIFLFLFSVAGTIVVLQVYINKPKDKQYNNEEKIHIYYVSGAVVNDGVIKSTKKLTYRELLFQAKVQDLADLSNFKLNNFVPNSSKIHVPFSDTKLRWIDFENIKQISPLKLSNKISQALLDYRKENPKTTWKKIEQISGIGTKTLEKLMNFFELI; this comes from the coding sequence ATGAAGCGCAAAACCTTTGGACAAATTTTATTAATTTTCTTATTTTTATTTTCAGTAGCAGGCACCATTGTTGTTTTACAAGTTTACATTAATAAACCAAAAGATAAACAATATAATAATGAAGAAAAAATTCACATTTATTACGTTAGTGGAGCCGTAGTAAATGATGGAGTAATTAAATCAACTAAGAAATTAACATACCGGGAATTACTATTCCAAGCAAAGGTGCAAGACTTAGCGGATTTATCTAACTTTAAATTAAATAATTTTGTGCCTAATAGTAGTAAAATCCATGTCCCATTTTCAGATACAAAATTAAGGTGAATTGATTTTGAAAATATTAAACAAATAAGTCCATTAAAATTATCTAATAAAATTTCCCAAGCTTTGTTAGATTACCGTAAGGAAAACCCTAAAACAACATGAAAAAAAATTGAACAGATCAGTGGAATTGGTACAAAGACGCTTGAAAAGCTCATGAACTTTTTCGAGTTAATTTAA
- a CDS encoding ComEC/Rec2 family competence protein, translating into MQQNNVIWLFVAFCVLILFILLFLHNLKFIVFSLAMIFLVYSLKQLSNQLFLKIYQSIYWVDLIDKNNYKLLNINNEAFYLNLNNVNIKLNLWDKVLINGEISNKYFNYIKDLKVLNSYDIRYHIFSFANSINQIYSQFLIPLLFGSSVNYQTSPFVYASELGLIHILIISGMHFQLLFAFLKVFFKGKLKNISYILCIIYWLMCLKTISVNRAFFTIMLNYFVNKKLDKEYKFLFILVLTVLFTSNLQANSQGYWLSFILSIFISNMEKENYKKSIGTYLVTYFHIWLISTSLIIIWKDQINLSSWFLSIFISPIFEILYIILIIFIWLPPAISLIQLFLDNLLLLLMYLKLTIDINLILKVILPSITLISFLTVFINKKQNKL; encoded by the coding sequence ATGCAACAAAATAATGTAATTTGATTATTTGTTGCTTTTTGTGTTTTAATTTTATTTATATTATTATTTTTACATAACTTAAAATTCATTGTATTTAGTTTAGCCATGATTTTCTTAGTATATTCTTTAAAACAATTATCAAACCAATTATTTTTAAAAATTTATCAAAGTATTTATTGAGTTGATTTAATTGATAAAAATAATTACAAGCTTTTAAATATTAACAATGAAGCTTTTTATTTAAATTTAAATAATGTTAATATTAAACTAAACTTGTGAGATAAGGTTTTAATAAACGGTGAAATAAGTAATAAGTATTTTAACTACATTAAAGATTTAAAAGTATTAAATTCATATGATATACGTTATCATATTTTTAGCTTTGCAAATAGCATTAACCAAATTTACTCACAATTTTTAATACCATTATTATTTGGTTCGAGTGTTAATTATCAAACTAGTCCATTTGTTTATGCTAGTGAACTAGGATTAATTCATATTTTAATTATTAGTGGAATGCATTTTCAACTGTTATTTGCTTTTTTAAAAGTATTTTTTAAAGGCAAATTAAAAAACATTAGCTATATATTATGTATAATTTACTGGTTAATGTGTTTAAAAACTATTTCAGTAAATAGGGCATTTTTTACTATTATGTTAAATTATTTTGTTAATAAAAAATTAGATAAAGAATATAAATTTCTTTTTATTTTAGTTTTAACAGTATTATTTACTTCAAATCTACAAGCAAATTCTCAAGGGTATTGACTTAGTTTTATATTATCGATTTTTATTAGCAATATGGAAAAAGAAAATTATAAAAAATCAATAGGTACCTATTTAGTAACTTATTTTCATATTTGATTAATTTCAACTAGTTTAATTATCATATGAAAAGACCAAATTAATTTAAGTTCTTGGTTTTTAAGTATTTTTATTTCACCAATTTTTGAAATATTGTATATTATCTTAATTATCTTTATTTGATTGCCGCCGGCAATTAGTTTAATCCAACTGTTTTTAGATAATTTACTTTTACTATTAATGTATCTAAAATTAACAATTGATATAAATTTAATTCTTAAGGTTATTTTGCCATCAATTACTTTAATATCATTTTTAACTGTTTTTATAAATAAAAAACAAAATAAACTATAA
- the rpmF gene encoding 50S ribosomal protein L32, which produces MAIVPKRKTSKQRKHKRQTHSALETPNLIKCSNCTKLIEQHVLCQHCGFYKGKKHTSYLALNDRIKSS; this is translated from the coding sequence ATGGCAATTGTTCCAAAACGCAAGACATCAAAACAACGTAAACACAAAAGACAAACTCATAGCGCTTTAGAAACACCAAACTTAATTAAATGTTCAAATTGTACAAAATTAATTGAACAACACGTATTATGTCAACACTGTGGATTTTACAAAGGTAAAAAACATACTTCATATCTTGCATTAAACGATCGTATTAAAAGTAGTTAA